A window from Hemicordylus capensis ecotype Gifberg chromosome 2, rHemCap1.1.pri, whole genome shotgun sequence encodes these proteins:
- the LOC128342262 gene encoding gastrula zinc finger protein XlCGF8.2DB-like, with translation MENQNPTGPPIGEETGDGPHDFQGTALLGDRTALLATSKQGSKARQSKKERAVRYLTRQQTLHGAQKTYRCSVCGKTFRSCSHLCRHKLIHTRVKLHLCSVCGKTFRYLQILTQHERTHTGVKPYTCEQCGKSFFLIQCLVSHSRTHTGERPYTCEQCGKSFIHNTDFTIHQKIHTGEKPYMCLHCGKSFARRQNLARHQKTHTGEKPYTCSHCGKSFARKQHLAEHERTHTGEKRYTCSHCGKSFAWKHHLAGHERTHTGEKPYTCSHCGKSFTRKPDLARHQKTHTGEKPYTCSLCGKSFTQKYNLARHQKSHKVKKL, from the coding sequence ATGGAGAACCAAAACCCAACAGGCCCCCCAATAGGGGAGGAAACAGGAGATGGTCCTCATGACTTCCAGGGGACTGCACTCCTCGGTGATCGTACAGCACTATTAGCTACTTCCAAACAAGGCAGTAAAGCACGCCAATCTAAGAAAGAAAGGGCTGTGAGGTACCTCACAAGACAACAAACGCTTCATGGAGCACAGAAAACATATAGATGCTCAGTGTGTGGCAAAACCTTCAGGAGCTGCTCACACCTTTGTAGACACAAACTAATTCACACAAGAGTCAAACTACATTTGTGTTCTGTGTGTGGAAAAACCTTCAGATATCTCCAAATTCTTACTCAACATGAAAGAACGCACACAGGAGTGAAACCATAtacatgtgagcagtgtggaaagagcttttttCTTATCCAATGCCTTGTTAGCCATtcaagaacccacacaggggaaagGCCATACACATGtgagcagtgtggaaagagcttcattcataacactgattttaccatacatcaaaaaatccacacaggggagaaaccatatatgtGTTTACACTGTGGAAAAAGCTTTGCTCGGAGACAGAATCTTGCAAGACATCAaaaaacccacacaggggagaaaccatatacttgTTCACACTGTGGAAAAAGCTTTGCTCGGAAACAGCATCTTGCTGAACatgaaagaacccacacaggggagaaacgaTATACTTGTTCACACTGTGGAAAAAGCTTTGCTTGGAAACATCATCTTGCTGGACatgaaagaacccacacaggggagaaaccatatacttgTTCAcactgtggaaaaagcttcactcGGAAACCTGATCTTGCAAGACATCAaaaaacccacacaggggagaaaccatatacatgctcgctgtgtgggaaaagcttcactcaGAAATATAATCTTGCAAGACATCAAAAAAGCCACAAAGTGAAAAAACTATAA
- the LOC128342263 gene encoding zinc finger protein 501-like, whose translation MHRGEKPYQCLQCGKRFSHIRHLNSHERNHTGKPYKCSQCGKCFRWKFVLTRHQRIHGGEKPYTCRQCGKSFTQKTNLTRHQRIHTGEKLYTCLQCGKGFALKQHLTRHQRTHKAKKP comes from the coding sequence ATGcacagaggagagaagccatatcagtgcttgcagtgtggaaagaggttttCTCATATTAGGCACCTCAATTCCCATGAAAGAAACCACACTGGGAAGCCATATAAGTGTTCACAGTGTGGGAAATGCTTCAGGTGGAAATTCGTTCTcactagacatcaaagaatccacggaggggagaaaccatatacatgcaggcagtgtggaaaaagcttcactcAGAAAACTAATCTcactagacatcaaagaatccacacaggggagaaactatATACATGCTTACAGTGTGGAAAAGGCTTTGCTCTGAAACAGCatcttactagacatcaaagaacccacaaaGCGAAGAAACCATAG